The following are from one region of the Indicator indicator isolate 239-I01 chromosome 14, UM_Iind_1.1, whole genome shotgun sequence genome:
- the PWP1 gene encoding periodic tryptophan protein 1 homolog: MSCPVTCVSWVRCGVAKETPDKVQLSEEELNRLIGEAQDRQGDGAGGSNEGQMACGTNEAVPGTAKSSHKSEDQSDHDLDEYDLENYDEEECTGDLKLGDSLATLAVYGSNEHDPYITLKTTDQYEQEDFLIKPSDNLVLCGRVDKDYCSLEVHVYNHEEDSFYVHHDIILPAYPLSLEWLNFDPSPDESLGNYVAVGNMTPVIDIWDLDVVESLEPVFSLGGKKEKKTKKKGKKSLSSEGTLKGHTDAVLDLSWNKQSRNVLASASADNTVILWDMSVGKPAASLMLHTDKVQTLQFHPFETQTLVSGSYDRSAVLYDCRNPQDNHRIWRFSGQVERVTWNHFSPCNFLASTEDGFVYCLDARSDKPLFTLKAHDGEVSGLQLSSQIKGCLVTSSADKYVKIWDILGDRPSLIHSRDMKMGVLFCAACCPDFPFVFAFGGEREGLRVWDISKISAVNEVFGNRERLVVAGTSSAACSSTTGSSSKDSETAMES, encoded by the exons ATGAGCTGCCCGGTGACGTGCGTCTCCTGGGTGCGCTGCGGCGTCGCCAAGGAAACGCCGGACAAA GTGCAGCTCAGCGAGGAGGAGCTGAATCGTCTCATCGGGGAGGCTCAGGACAGGCAGGG GGATGGCGCTGGTGGTAGTAATGAAGGCCAGATGGCATGTGGCACAAATGAAGCTGTTCCTGGCACAGCTAAGTCTTCTCATAAAAGTGAAGACCAGTCCGATCATGACCTCGATGAATATGACTTGGAAAACTACGACGAAGAGGAATGCACAG GTGATCTAAAACTGGGAGACTCTTTGGCTACTCTGGCAGTATATGGGAGTAATGAGCATGATCCATACATCACTCTGAAAACCACT GATCAATATGAACAGGAGGACTTTTTGATTAAGCCCAGTGACAATCTTGTCCTTTGTGGCAGAGTTGATAAGGATTACTGTAGTTTGGAGGTCCATG TATATAATCATGAAGAAGACTCATTTTATGTACACCATGATATTATCTTGCCTGCTTACCCTCTAAGTCTGGAGTGGTTGAATTTTGATCCCAGTCCTGATGAATCACTAG GAAATTACGTTGCAGTGGGTAACATGACTCCAGTTATTGACATTTGGGACCTTGATGTAGTGGAATCCTTAGAACCAGTCTTTTCTCTTGGaggcaagaaagagaaaaagacaaagaaaaaaggaaagaaa AGTTTATCTTCAGAGGGGACCCTAAAAGGACATACTGATGCTGTGCTTGATCTTTCATGGAATAAACAAAGCAG GAACGTTTTAGCAAGTGCATCTGCTGACAATACTGTGATTTTGTGGGACATGTCTGTGGgaaagccagcagccagcctgatGCTACATACAGACAAG GTCCAGACGTTGCAGTTTCATCCGTTTGAAACTCAGACCCTTGTTTCTGGATCATATGATAG ATCAGCTGTGCTGTACGACTGCAGAAACCCACAGGATAACCATCGAATATGGCGGTTCAGTGGTCAGGTTGAAAGAGTGACTTGGAATCATTTTTCACCTTGTAATTTCTTG GCAAGCACAGAGGATGGCTTTGTGTACTGTCTGGATGCTCGTTCTGATAAGCCACTGTTCACCCTGAAAGCTCACGATGGAGAGGTGTCAG GGTTACAGCTAAGCAGCCAGATCAAAGGGTGCCTTGTGACATCATCTGCTGACAAATACGTGAAAATCTGGGATATCCTGGGGGACAGACCAAGTTTAATCCATTCCAGGGATATGAAAATG GGTGTACTCTTCTGTGCAGCTTGCTGCCCTGACTTCCCTTTTGTCTTTGCCtttggaggggagagagaagggctTCGTGTTTGGGATATAAGCAAGATTTCTGCAG TGAATGAAGTTTTTGGAAACAGAGAGAGACTTGTTGTGGCTggcaccagctctgcagcttgcagCTCCACAACTGGCAGTAGCAGCAAAGACTCAGAGACAGCAATGGAGTCGTGA